In Struthio camelus isolate bStrCam1 chromosome 12, bStrCam1.hap1, whole genome shotgun sequence, the DNA window CTGTTACACTACTTTCACATTATAACATAGAGCACAGCATAAATATGTGAATAGTGCCCTTCACCTGGGGGGAACACTACACCTgacatataattttattttatataggcCTCCTGGAGTAATTATTCTAAGGTACCCATCTAGACATATAAAAAGGATTCAACTACTCCATACAATCAACTGCAATTTGCTTTGCTAGGTACATTAAATATCACATTAGATTCAGCCAGGTGATTCCGACTTAATCACAATCAGACAATGCTTTGAaagttatcttttctttttcttgaaagaaaggaaTCGGGTTAGGTCAGTTCCCCAAAAAGAGAATTTGAACCAACTTAATTTTAAAGGTATCAAACACTACACTGGTCTTTAAGAAAGAGTTGCCTGCAATCAGCAGAAAGTAATCACGATTTAAGCAACATTTGTGCATCACTGATCCAGCTAAAATGCAATCTGCAATAACTGTTTTACCCTAATTCCCTGTATAACACTGGATGACCAAGCAGATCACATTTATCAGTGCAATATTTCCAGCAGCACCGAAGGAAACAATCAAAACTTGTAATTCCAGTAAGTTTCTTCTATAGTATAGCAAGCATGAAGATACCATTTCCTCAGCAATTAAACAGATCTCTACTTATTTTGTTATGACATTTCTGTATTCATAAAAGTTTCAGCtatgcaaaaacttttttttaaaatgctcttccTGTGAAGAAAGCCTAGTGAAAAGTTATCTTTATTTAGCACAGACAAAGAAGGTATATGAGTTTCCATACCTGACTTCCCTCTAACTTTTTCTGCACGTTTATAGTGCTTTATAAGCCTTCTAACCATAAATTAAAATCTCTCGCCAAAGCCAATGACTTGCCCTTTGGAAAATACAAAGCTGAATGCAGATGAAATATCTGCATTTCATTTACCTACTCATTTGGTGACCTTTAGATCCCGTTCCAGATCTAACATTAGTTGCCTTTGATACCTGCTCACACGCAGGCCGTATTGCACTACTGTGCccatattcatttatttagttAGCTGCCTCCGCACAGAGCAGCAACTTGCACAGCCAGTTACAGGCTCTCTTCTCAGCTAAAGTTATCTGAACGGTGATTAAATTAAATGAAGCTATGGGGAGGGATTCAAGGGTTCAAGATCATAACAATTTTTAAtatgttaaaattttaaatttaaagtattttcttaatGCTTAACATTTTTACTACCTGCAATATTCTCTTTATTATTAGTATAAAATTCTCAAACCCTGTTCAAGCTCAACTTCAATTTAAACCATTCCATTCAGGACTGTAATCACAAGTGTAATTCTCTTGATATATTCACTACCAAAAAAGTGTATATATTGTAtgtgtatacgtatatatatacacacacatgcacacatatatatgtgcatctatattttaattttacattactTTATTCCAAGCTTAACCCACTGACACCCCTGAAGAGGAAGTCCACATCTTGTATCTGAAGCCTCTGACAGTCCAGATAGCAAATGAATTGTCACTGCTTCTTTGCACAACTGAAGTGTCACGCTGAAGGGCTCCAGAATGACTCTTTACTGGATGATCGCAGCTACCGTGGTGGCTGCCAATAGATGTCTTTGGAGTGGGAAAGCGTAAGCCATATTATATGAAAAGGAAGGTGATTAATAAAGACATTAAGCGCTTATCTTCAATACTGCTATTTCACGGAGATATATTACTCATTTTTTGTGATGCGAGGGGGAtaggagaaagcaaaggaagggcAGATAAGAGTGACTGCCTAAACACTGAGTCAACAGGAGACTCATGATTAAAAAACTTCACTTTCCTAACTTCCAACTTCATGCTTTAATACTGAGAGGCAACTACAGACTAACTTCATTCCTTTTGGAATTATTAAGAGTAAAGAAATCCCTATTTGTAACCAGGAAGAGTATCAGACACTTTCCCTCGGGGTCAAAGAACAAAATCTCCAACATGCCAATCTTCTTATAGACTTACAGAGTCAGTATTAAGCATTTCTGAGAACTTGGTTTCTTGCCCGTTCTTCAGAACGGGGACTAGACTAAGACTGTGGTTATTGCCCATAACAGCATCTAGCAGGGAGCCAAATGctttaaagcaaaacaattcaTATATGCTGGCTTTTGCGGACTTGAAACTGTACAAATATATGATTTGAGGATAAAAGTAACTGCAACTTTATCTTACATATAGACTGCTAAACAGTATCTCTTACCTGAAGCACACAACTGCTTTCTTTTGAAGATGCATACCAGTTTGATCTCTTTCATAATTTACACACAGTAACCTTAAAAAATTGAATCTACTGCAAATGTAAATATTGGTTTCTGGTTTACTCTCAGAAGATATCTTTTCTAAACTCTGAACGCATATATAAGAACTTACAGCTATGGATTGCTACACGAAGCACTTAGTCTAACgctcaaataaacaaacaaaaaactcccctTCCTAAAGCCCTAAAACCAGGGCACTGTTACCAACCACAAGAGATGATTCCAGTACAACTACCACTAGAAAAATTTTGTAAAAGTTTTTCTAGTAAATACATATTGCAATAACTCAAATAACTTTCTTCCCTGGAGTGCCACAGTATGAGATTTCAAAGCTCCTCTGTATATCATTTGAGCTAGCTGGGAACTGCTATCAAAATTCCAGCCGATTCTTTCCCCACATCCTTTCTCCTATATTGTCTTATTAAAGAGATTATTTATGAAAACAATGGAAGACAGCGTTTGGAGATTAATAATAAGGGCATCAGTCTGTTCATAGCTGTTGTAAACCATATATGAATATTAACTTTGCTCAGAAGCACAAAGCTGAAGTATTTTTCTCAGCATTAGACATCCCTCCTTTGCCACTTCTCCCTCCTTTACACGTACAGAAATATAAACCGTCAGCACAAAATTGGTGCCAAGAGCCAAGATTATAATATTGGCCACAAACTTAATCTACAAAAAGTTTTCTGTAGATCTAGCAGAATTTACTTACTACTTCAATGAAATCCTAACTCCAAACCATTAAAATAGGGAATCTACATCTAAAAATAAGTTAGAATACCAGCTTTTGACTTTCTGAATTAGTCTTTAGATATTGGGGAAAATCTCGGAAGCAATCTAACCCTTCAGGTTTAGAGATAAGTTTTCAAGGCCGAAATATTGCAAAAGTCTGGATATTATATCTTCTACTAATAACCCAGACTGTGCCGTCATATAGCATGAAGCTCTTAAAAAGGAAAGCGGGAAGAAGTACGTTTGAATAAGAAGGGGCAAAGGAAATTGTAAAAAGCCAATTAGTTGCTTGTATTTCTTATTACAGACTTCCTCATTTCAAAAATTCACTTTGCATTTCAGACATATGCAGAAACAGCAACACAAgtcaggaagacaaaaaaaaaaaaatcaaattcaaaatgcttttttgtgtCAGCTACTGCCAGATCTCAGCTGATTCGTTCCTCTACCTCCCCTCAATAAATGTCACTTTCTTTGTGGAATATCCAGAGCACCTACCacattttgaaacaaacaaaaaaacaaaaaacctacaacACACACAACACAGGGCTGCAGGCAAGCACATACCAAGCACCCTATTCTTCTCTGTCATTCAAAGATAATCCTAGTTGGATGATACGTTATTGGGCCAGCTTAATATGCTTGAATTAGCAAACTCCCGCTAACTGCTAATCAACAAGTCCTAAATGCTTTAAGTAATACTAGAATTATGAAGCACTTTATTATAGCATTGCATGTGCAatgaaagagtaaaagaaaacttTCAGTACGTCTAGTATACCAGAAAGCGATAACCAAACTAAATACAACATCAGTAGCCTACATACTTTCAGCTGTTTAAACGTCAGAAGTAATGACAAGGTCAAATCTCTCTCTCATATCAGAGGTATcaacaaaatcaaatcaaagcTACACAGCCTATGAATCCCCAACAAACtgcatgaataaaaaaaatgCCCATTTTGTTGTCTGGTGAGGAGAGAGGTGAGATAACGTGGGAGAACATAAAGCAGCAAAAGCTCTTTTTTGCCCTAGTCACAGGGCCAGGCAAAACAGCCACCAACTGCAGACTGGCATGGCACTAACAAGAAAAAGATCCTAAAAAACCACACCCGCCCACCCGCCCCCCCGCCTTGTGCTAAGATCATTACTAAAACTAGATtttacagtcctttttttttgtttaaacgaATGCTTCATGCAggtatttaaacaaaataaatttgaatgAGATATAGTTAACATTAGCACCTTTGCTGAGTAGGACAGCAAGAGATTCCCGGTACTACCATCCCCTCACTTTCCCAATAACCTTCTAGTGCATTTAAATAGCCTCAAGGGGCaaagaggaaacattttttcTGGGAACAAACTCAAAGAAGGCGTTAAGAGGACATTGTGTCCTGTGATTAACTTTTCTTACATACATACTTGTCACTTCTTGTAAGAAATCCAGACAGGGTCGGCTACTTCCAGAAATACTTATTGAAACAGCCAGTGGGGTCTGTCCTTCATAGTTCCTTGTGTTAGTGTCTGCTCCATAATTATACAACATTTGTGCACAAAGCACATCATCTCTAAGAGCAGACAAGTGTAAGGGTGTCTGTCCATCTTCCAAGCGACCCAAGTTTGTATCCGCCCCTCTCTGAAGGAACATTCGGCAGTAAGAGTGATTGCTTTTGATCACAGCGTATCGTAACAGGAAACCATTTTGAATGTCGATGTTGGCATTGTGATCCAGAAGGATTTTCACACAGCTTGACCTCTCTCGGATAATGGCCAGCTGAAGCGGTGTAGTACCTTTATCACTGAGCGGATCAACCTCAGCCTTGAACTCCAACAGGAGTCTGACAAATGAGTCTCTGCCGTAGTGGGCTGCTACATGGAGGGGAGTCCAACCATCATTGCTTTTTGCATTAATAATGTCACTTCTGTATTCAGACTCCAACATCAAGCGTGCAATCCTCGCTCGGCCATGCATGGCTGCATAATGCAGAGCAGTGAAGCCTCCAATTAAGTCCTTAACAGTGGGATCAGctaaagttaaaatgaaattaaaaaaaaaaaaaaattagaaggcaTTACAGTAATCTGgttctgcaaagaaaataatcaaatggTTGAATGTTATTTTCAGGTATAACATTACAcaggtttttttaaatactttaaacaaaTTCCTGCTTTCACAAACCAAATGCTACTTTTAAGGAAAGTTAATTTACATTTAAGAAAATTACACCAAAaaaggttggttggtttgtttttttttttaatgcctgtttGCATTTGACTAATAGTTTCCCACATCTTCTTAGCCCTCTTGGGCTAACTACTCAAACTTCTCTGTCTATCCAGTTTTCCTCCAGCTCTACAATATTACAGTTCtttctcagtttttgttttattttcccttgtgCTGCTTCTTGGTCTTAAAAAGAAGCATGTGTAGCAACATCTGCTGTCCCAAATTGCGGATGTTTTGTGGTCTGGCAGGATTGTATTGTTTTCAGGGTGTAATACTGTATTAGGTAAAACGTTTCTCCGTGGTCTGCAGGATTTCCAAAGCATGTAGGATATATGTTATTTTAGATTATCTTGATAAAGTCTGTTTTTATAGATGACAAATCTGTTCTGAATTTATAGTTTTATAAAAATTTAAGATTTTACAAGAATGTAAGCATCCCGTTATGGAAAGAGTCAGGGGACGTTAGTACAGAATACAAGCGATTAGATAGATTTTATTCTCCAAAACAGTACACAAACTCAGTCCGctttgtgaatttaaaaaataagacaacAAAGCCAATTTACTTAAGTCAATCTGCTCTGCACACCCAGATTTCTAAAGCAAGTGACTGTTTACATTTGCCACATTAACTACCAAAGGAAAGGTGCCTGCCTCATTACCATTTCTCAGCTATAGAGTAAGCCAGGCcaaaaagtttttccttgtaCCGTGTGCAGATGTCGCCTGTGGGATGGTAAGAGTTGAGCTTACTACAGCTTGGAGGTTTGAGGCACTTTCCTAACTTAAGGCTACTTGCTGGAAAAGAGAGATATTACCTGCACCAAGGGACTAGCCTGAAGCTGACACATGTTCAATATGCCAGGATACCTACTGAAAAAACTGGTGAGGTCTGTCCTTCGTAATCCCTTGTGTAAGTATCTGTTGTGTAATTATACAACATTTGTACACAAAGCACATCACGTCTAAGAGCAGACAAGTGTAACAGTATCTGTCCATCCTTCATAACCTTGACAGCCCTGTCCTTGCCTTCTGGCATTGAATTCTTTGTAGTTTCCTCATCTATACATACtgcgtttttaaaaaaaagtaggaccagtcagggtgggggggaggacaTTGAGACGACTCCGGTTTAAAACAAACTTGGTTGAAGGTTATAAACATCCAATGATCACATATATCACTTGAGAGGAACACTCGGTCTGCTCTACCATATAGAAAGGGCACAATTATTTCCAAAAAGTGCGGGGGGAGACCAATTTCCATCTTAAAATTCTGGCCTACTGTGAGCTAAGTTCACAGCATAATATTAATTGCAAGCTAGTTTAGTCTAAAGGTCTGAATATGTAAAG includes these proteins:
- the ASB7 gene encoding ankyrin repeat and SOCS box protein 7 isoform X1, with translation MLHHHCRRNPELQEELQIQAAVAAGDVHTVRKMLEQGYSPNGRDANGWTLLHFSAARGKERCVRVFLEHGADPTVKDLIGGFTALHYAAMHGRARIARLMLESEYRSDIINAKSNDGWTPLHVAAHYGRDSFVRLLLEFKAEVDPLSDKGTTPLQLAIIRERSSCVKILLDHNANIDIQNGFLLRYAVIKSNHSYCRMFLQRGADTNLGRLEDGQTPLHLSALRDDVLCAQMLYNYGADTNTRNYEGQTPLAVSISISGSSRPCLDFLQEVTRQPRNLQDLCRIKIRQCIGLQNLKLLDELPIAKVMKDYLKHKFDDI
- the ASB7 gene encoding ankyrin repeat and SOCS box protein 7 isoform X2; the protein is MLHHHCRRNPELQEELQIQAAVAAGDVHTVRKMLEQGYSPNGRDANGWTLLHFSAARGKERCVRVFLEHGADPTVKDLIGGFTALHYAAMHGRARIARLMLESEYRSDIINAKSNDGWTPLHVAAHYGRDSFVRLLLEFKAEVDPLSDKGTTPLQLAIIRERSSCVKILLDHNANIDIQNGFLLRYAVIKSNHSYCRMFLQRGADTNLGRLEDGQTPLHLSALRDDVLCAQMLYNYGADTNTRNYEGQTPLAVSISISGSSRPCLDFLQEVTRKKLFCRVWETIHKKDFGAFYFPLWHMASALEDKDQIYRSPFLFL